The proteins below come from a single Miscanthus floridulus cultivar M001 chromosome 1, ASM1932011v1, whole genome shotgun sequence genomic window:
- the LOC136454328 gene encoding LOW QUALITY PROTEIN: uncharacterized protein (The sequence of the model RefSeq protein was modified relative to this genomic sequence to represent the inferred CDS: substituted 3 bases at 3 genomic stop codons) → MAIKSSEPVVQRSTLTVNTMIVQSPLLEELGLKINNHDICRIDIAAPVLKEVTLEVDIAKGSSLSFLAPMVKKLRWGCSYSYVSVGFGQIWRLLSIKERELDDFHVIRXSXXVLLMCNSPNHSLSLLDAEWSITQVIAHLPVTAFSVLELDLETERHTFGPMMFCLLRIQPTMQKLKVVLARDKVRVPCPVNCPCEHPINWRSEDVSLANLEVVEIHGLQGEDDEVDFLKIILRCATVLQRLTMTISDDVSPSNNGYKKICSIMKEHPDVECHIMASSSEGVLYP, encoded by the exons ATGGCGATAAAGTCATCAGAGCCCGTGGTTCAG AGATCAACACTAACAGTTAACACTATGATTGTTCAGTCACCGTTGCTTGAGGAGTTGGGCTTGAAGATAAATAATCATGACATCTGCCGCATTGACATTGCGGCCCCAGTGCTTAAGGAGGTGACACTGGAGGTAGATATTGCCAAAGGCTCCAGTTTGTCCTTCTTGGCCCCAATGGTGAAGAAACTCAGATGGGGTTGCTCTTATTCGTACGTTTCTGTTGGGTTCGGCCAGATATGGCGCCTTCTGAGCATAAAGGAGCGTGAGCTAGATGATTTCCATGTCATCCGCTGATCATAATGAGTTCTACTAATGTGC AATTCCCCAAATCATTCTCTATCACTTCTGGATGCAGAAtggagcattacacaagtgatagcTCATCTTCCAGTGACTGCTTTTTCTGTTTTAGAGCTGGATCTAGAAACAGAGAGGCATACTTTTGGACCAATGATGTTTTGTCTGCTTCGGATTCAACCAACTATGCAAAAGCTTAAGGTGGTCCTAGCACGTGACAAG GTACGAGTGCCCTGCCCAGTAAACTGTCCTTGTGAACATCCTATCAACTGGAGAAGTGAAGATGTCTCTTTGGCTAATCTTGAAGTCGTTGAAATTCATGGCTTGCAAGGAGAAGATGATGAAGTTGATTTCCTAAAAATCATACTCCGATGTGCAACAGTGCTTCAGAGATTGACAATGACTATTTCTGATGACGTCTCACCAAGTAACAATGGCTACAAGAAGATCTGTAGCATTATGAAGGAGCATCCTGATGTGGAATGCCATATTATGGCATCCAGTTCTGAGGGGGTTCTTTATCCATGA
- the LOC136478146 gene encoding putative RING-H2 finger protein ATL71, whose translation MSSGGTPPVGLTPADVSSGGMFSTDRIGGFGYGVGVSVGILLLITTITLASYFCTRAPVDEAAGEAAPSSRRHRGGRGGAAAGEAAHDDVELGIDEATLKGYPEVVYGEARKEAKAAAKKGTTCTCCSICLDNYGDGEVLRKLPECGHLFHRECVDPWLRHHPTCPVCRTSPVPSPMPTPLAEVTPLAMARMSS comes from the coding sequence ATGAGCTCCGGCGGGACGCCGCCCGTGGGACTGACACCGGCGGACGTCAGCTCCGGCGGCATGTTCAGCACCGACCGCATCGGCGGCTTCGGCTACGGCGTCGGCGTCTCCGTCGGCatcctcctgctcatcaccactaTCACGCTCGCCTCCTACTTCTGCACCCGAGCGCCCGTCGACGAGGCGGCGGGGGAGGCTGCTCCGTCGTCCCGGCGCCACCGCGGCGGCCGGGGCGGAGCCGCCGCCGGCGAAGCGGCGCACGACGACGTCGAGCTCGGCATCGACGAGGCCACGCTCAAAGGGTACCCGGAGGTGGTGTACGGCGAGGCCAGGAAGGAGGCCAAGGCCGCCGCCAAGAAGGGCACCACGTGCACGTGCTGCTCCATCTGCCTCGACAACTACGGCGACGGCGAGGTGCTCCGGAAGCTGCCCGAGTGCGGCCACCTGTTCCACAGGGAGTGCGTCGACCCGTGGCTCCGCCACCACCCGACGTGCCCCGTCTGCCGGACGTCGCCGGTGCCGAGCCCCATGCCCACGCCACTCGCCGAGGTCACGCCGCTGGCAATGGCCAGGATGTCATCGTGA